From one Brachypodium distachyon strain Bd21 chromosome 4, Brachypodium_distachyon_v3.0, whole genome shotgun sequence genomic stretch:
- the LOC104585226 gene encoding dof zinc finger protein DOF1.6 isoform X2, whose protein sequence is MSKSINGTRGEQVAASRLAERRKVAARPQPGQKTKEADKSANGAGQGAGRRKAKATAVVRPQPAQNIECPRCHSLDTKFCYYNNYNVLQPRYHCRGCERYWTVGGALRNVPVGVGCRNRNKRPAASSSRAKLPVAPAAPPASTSMSMSMADFPNFISSPPPAGIGMLHSQNKAGIGMAMPLPPLSFGIGGTTPMMQPTAAFQCGDQGGGSINNMSVMSLPMSTMGLDWQPQLNGVNGGAQQLGVTAAMDISNTTNGGEGSSRGCYLINNNNGGLWQSLMNDSSLM, encoded by the exons ATGAGCAAGTCAATAAATGGTACCCGTGGTGAGCAGGTGGCGGCATCTAGGCTGGCGGAGCGGAGGAAGGTGGCAGCACGGCCTCAGCCGGGGCAGAAG ACGAAGGAAGCAGACAAGTCAGCAAATGGTGCCGGGCAGGGGGCCGGACGGAGGAAGGCGAAGGCGACGGCGGTAGTGCGGCCTCAGCCGGCGCAGAACATCGAGTGCCCGCGGTGCCATTCGTTGGACACCAAGTTCTGCTACTACAACAACTACAACGTGCTGCAGCCCCGCTACCACTGCAGGGGCTGCGAACGCTACTGGACcgtcggcggcgccctccGCAACGTCCCCGTAGGCGTCGGATGCCGCAACCGCAACAAGCGCCCTgcagcttcctcctcccgtGCCAAGCTCCCCGTCGCCCCTGCTGCACCGCCGGCCTCAACCTCCATGTCCATGTCCATGGCCGACTTCCCCAACTTCATCAGCtccccaccgccggccggcatCG GCATGCTGCACAGTCAGAACAAGGCCGGCATTGGGATGGCCATGCCATTGCCACCGCTGTCGTTTGGCATTGGAGGTACTACTCCCATGATGCAGCCCACAGCAGCATTCCAGTGCGGCGACCAAGGAGGaggcagcatcaacaacatgaGTGTCATGTCCCTGCCCATGTCCACCATGGGGCTCGACTGGCAACCGCAGCTAAATGGCGTTAATGGAGGCGCGCAGCAACTGGGCGTGACGGCGGCAATGGACATTAGCAACACCACCAACGGCGGCGAAGGGTCGTCCAGGGGCTGCTACttgatcaacaacaacaatggagGTCTGTGGCAGAGCCTCATGAACGACAGTTCCCTCATGTGA
- the LOC104585226 gene encoding dof zinc finger protein 3 isoform X1, which translates to MSKSINGTRGEQVAASRLAERRKVAARPQPGQKTKEADKSANGAGQGAGRRKAKATAVVRPQPAQNIECPRCHSLDTKFCYYNNYNVLQPRYHCRGCERYWTVGGALRNVPVGVGCRNRNKRPAASSSRAKLPVAPAAPPASTSMSMSMADFPNFISSPPPAGIGELPMATTDLMLPSSNNPEASSSSSSFLDVLRSVEEFLDAGMLHSQNKAGIGMAMPLPPLSFGIGGTTPMMQPTAAFQCGDQGGGSINNMSVMSLPMSTMGLDWQPQLNGVNGGAQQLGVTAAMDISNTTNGGEGSSRGCYLINNNNGGLWQSLMNDSSLM; encoded by the exons ATGAGCAAGTCAATAAATGGTACCCGTGGTGAGCAGGTGGCGGCATCTAGGCTGGCGGAGCGGAGGAAGGTGGCAGCACGGCCTCAGCCGGGGCAGAAG ACGAAGGAAGCAGACAAGTCAGCAAATGGTGCCGGGCAGGGGGCCGGACGGAGGAAGGCGAAGGCGACGGCGGTAGTGCGGCCTCAGCCGGCGCAGAACATCGAGTGCCCGCGGTGCCATTCGTTGGACACCAAGTTCTGCTACTACAACAACTACAACGTGCTGCAGCCCCGCTACCACTGCAGGGGCTGCGAACGCTACTGGACcgtcggcggcgccctccGCAACGTCCCCGTAGGCGTCGGATGCCGCAACCGCAACAAGCGCCCTgcagcttcctcctcccgtGCCAAGCTCCCCGTCGCCCCTGCTGCACCGCCGGCCTCAACCTCCATGTCCATGTCCATGGCCGACTTCCCCAACTTCATCAGCtccccaccgccggccggcatCGGTGAGCTTCCCATGGCCACTACAGACTTGATGTTGCCTTCTTCCAACAACCCGGaggcatcatcatcatcttcgtcgTTCCTGGACGTGCTGAGATCAGTAGAAGAGTTTCTGGATGCAGGCATGCTGCACAGTCAGAACAAGGCCGGCATTGGGATGGCCATGCCATTGCCACCGCTGTCGTTTGGCATTGGAGGTACTACTCCCATGATGCAGCCCACAGCAGCATTCCAGTGCGGCGACCAAGGAGGaggcagcatcaacaacatgaGTGTCATGTCCCTGCCCATGTCCACCATGGGGCTCGACTGGCAACCGCAGCTAAATGGCGTTAATGGAGGCGCGCAGCAACTGGGCGTGACGGCGGCAATGGACATTAGCAACACCACCAACGGCGGCGAAGGGTCGTCCAGGGGCTGCTACttgatcaacaacaacaatggagGTCTGTGGCAGAGCCTCATGAACGACAGTTCCCTCATGTGA